ATTGTCTTGAACCGATCATCATTCTTGTTTAGTTACAtctattgttattgttttaaataaaatgagcATTATTAAAACAGTCTAAATCAATGATTCTTTTTGTCTAAGGAAGGGATTCACTCTTCCAATTCTTATCGAGACGAATTTCAATTTCACTTCTATTTACAAATCGCTTAAACGCAATCGAAGAATTCGTCCTCCGTGGCACAATCGACAACTTTTTTTGGCAATTTCACCGCCAATCAATTCTATTTGCTCTGAACCGAGCCAATCGAGCCGAAGATAAAGGATTCAGCCTATCCAGTGGTAAATATTCAATCCACCAATAAAAGAAGTGGAATTCAGCGTCGAGTTCCTGTCAGCCAATCCTCATCATCGAAATATCACGTGATCAGAGTTAAATCACTGCGTTCCCATTTGTCGAAAGAAAAGTGTCATTTTATTGGCTTGTATAATCCGTTTGGTATACCGCTAAGTGCCAATTCCGTACCATAGAACTGCACACAGCAGGTGAAGGCCAAAAGGACACATAATCTCACGTCGAAGGAATTCCTCGgagggaatttttttttcctgaagCCCGTGCTTCGTGAGACGTAACATTTCCTTATATGGAATCATTTGCTCAGCAGCTTTATTCATTAATagatatactttatatatacacatatatatattactaaatCTTTTAgtaatatgaatattataatatcctGTAATATATAACGCCTACATTATAAGATACACATATGTCAGTACTAAACtattttaatatgttaatTTGTAAACAGCATAATTGTACGTAAAAAGCGAGATGGTATAAATTAAGACCAAGCATACAGAAGGTAGGGGATGACCATGCGTGGAATGAGCATGACGAATCCACAGAGTCTCATCCCTACCACCATCAAACAACACTAAGCAACATAAGTCAAAGATTAAGAGAATCAATCTGTCCAGTTTCAATTACCATCGATTCCACCAATCTAGAAGTGGCTTTTACTGACAAGTTTCGTCGCTAGCCAACCTCGCAATCCGTGACATTATGAAATCAATAGTAAATTGTAATACAGCcactcgttaaaataaaactgatattatttaaacgtcGAAATAAAGGTAGGTGCCAGTCCCGTGCCATTGAACTGCACTAGCAAGATAAGGCCAGGACACGAATTTTATAATGCAGGAGCTCCTCTagggaattaatttttttttgaggttgagaattaaaattttttgagGCCTGTGCTTAGGAATGTAACACTTTGCATAGTTTATATGCCTTCCTCTTGCGCATATTACGATGTAATGTTTAAGCGAATATAttgttgtttatatattagtttATCGTACTTTAATTTGTACtgcaaattattaaaattaaccgTATGGAAAGAGTGAATTTGAATGTTTCAAAACGCGAAAGAGAACGTCAAAATCATTAACgtacttatttaattaatagcaTTTGCTTTTGACTTaaacttaaaatttttatataacgacCGTGTGCATATGaggaaaattaaattgtttgtGAAGTATTAAATGATGAGAGTTATTAGCTTTATAATGttgaaacaattattaatttaaatgttaatttaaatattaattatactgtttatatatatatacttaacataaataattatatatattaatataattataattataataaaaataattatactgtttatatatatatatatatatatatatatatatatatatatatatttaacattctCAAAATGAATATacagtataaaaataagactTTTTGAAAACTTCGGAAAAGTCATATCTCCACTTATATCTTCACCTTTAAGATGAGACCTTCATTAAAATCAGACAATAATTACACCTGTACTTATTGTTGGTgtaaatctttataaaatcaaagatgaTAAATTGCTTTAAAAGTTTTCTTCCCATAGATcatgttttcctttcttcttatttttataataaattatcttatttttataacttcttatttttataataaagttatCGTGAAAgcagtaataaaataaaatataaaatatataacaaattttaaagaCTTAAAAAAACTTCTGGCATTATTCAAATGACGGAGAAGATTCTCtggaaagatttttatattctgataaaaaactgaatcgaaagataaatttcatacataaaaaatataatatatttaaagaagatAGTATACATTAAATGCTAATGAAAGTCGATGAAAACGCTTTTTGGTGTTGTTTTCAAAAAGCTTGTCTAAATCAATACTATATAAAGTAATTCGAATGCCCTCTAATATGGATGTAATACACTCTCTAATGgatgattatttaatttaattattattaattaagatatgtttatttttgcctattttatactttacatcttattcttcttcttattctatcatgaaattattgatttaaacaattttgaGAAATATGGagttttaaaaacattttctttactATTGTTCTGTCGATATAAGCGCTACGCTGTGACGATAACTAGAAGTTTTAGGCGCGAAATCAGaccatattatatttaaatttgaggaagtagatatataatacagcctgtgaatataaaatatataaagtgtgatacatatgtgtgtgtgtgtattatactCTTATCATCGTggtttgttattattattattattattattattattattattattattattattattgttgttgttgttgttgttgttgttattattattattaatatttttgattaacgCAGTGACTCGAAAGATACAACTGCCTCACAGCTAACGGATCTACTTCCTTTCACGTGGTTCTTTGCCAAAAAATACACGTGTTTGACATAATGCAGAAAGTGAGTTATTTGAATTTCTTGATAAATTGATTCAACAGtctaattgattttatatgaaaataataaaaatatattatatactcatttctttatagaaacaaaaagaaccgATTCATTCTGTGCAAGTCTTTGGACGCAAGGTAACGCGCCATGTTATATttcttgtaaattattattgacaaatatttttcatttaaagaaAAGTGCAACTGCAGTTGCTTATTGCAAACGAGGCCGTGGAAATCTTCGGGTAAATGGAAGACCATTGGAATTGGTCGAACCGCGTGTTTTGcaatataaattacaagaaCCTATCTTACTTCTTGGAAAGGTAATAAACAAGTTTGAtccatattacatataatgtaATCTATATTAACAAGTTTGATAGAagttctatattaataattgattgatATTAGCCCAGATGCCTGATTATAAATTGAAGTTAAAAagacattaaatatttctgaaTTTTGACTTTATTCAATAATGTTCAATTATTTTGAACATGATTAGTCAGGATAGATAGTTGAAAAAACTGTGAGATTATTGCAAAGTGATTCTCGCATGTGAATTGTTTTTACAATTGTGTTAACGAGTACTATGACTTTCTAGGAGAAATTCGCTGGCGTGGATATCAGAGTTAGAGTAAATGGAGGTGGTCATGTGGCACAAGTTTATGCTATTCGTCAAGCTATTTCCAAAGCTCTTGTAGCTTATTACCAGAAGTGTAATTATATGTTAAACTAtaccttttattttcatttatttataattctataatattcaaatatattgtattatagatGTCGACGAAGCAAGCAAGAAGGAAGTAAAAGATATTCTAATTCAATACGATCGTACTCTTCTAGTCGCAGATCCAAGGAGATGCGAACCAAAAAAGTTTGGTGGTCCAGGAGCCAGAGCACGGTATCAGAAGTCTTACCGTTAATACACATGTTTAATTGtcatattaacttttatttataccattaaataaaaaataaaatctgcaAACATGATTAAAAACATGAAAATTACTGGAGTTAATTATCAAAGATTACTTTAGTTCTTGCATGaaacaaatactttttttatataatgaaattttgtagAGTACAAACAACGATGTTCtttcaaacaaattttaagttctaaaaaaagattaatattctAAATTACCTTTGACAATTTACAAATGCTACGATTTACATATGTTTTGATTCGATGGAAAAGATTAGATATTAATTGACGACATAACGAATCGCCAGcttcttttcaaatataatttttatctagcttcgattttctaatttcattgactaataataataattaaatattcatttgaaaatatcttcAGTACATTTCTATAAGAGATCATTTGATCTAAtctgtttatttgtttaattatgaTCAGCAATGTGTTATTAAGTATAATGTTCAAATACTATACTACGATTagcataaagaaatattttcaaaatgtacTACTAAAGTATGCAATCACTAACACGGTAGTATTTACGTTACATGatttaaattgatataaatcaCAAGTAATTCGAACCCAGATCTCACCACGTGAAGGTTGTTGTATATGGAGATCCATGAGTTTATAATAACATACTAATTAATCGTATTTGATGGATCTTCTTTCGACTCGATCGAAGCCTACCAAGAATGCATTAAATTGTGACTTTACCCTGACCAACctgagagaaaaaagcatggactttttatattaaatatctatttaaaaaatgctaAGCGATTTATCTTTACCTCATTTAtcaattacatttttacatataatttgtatattccGGATATGTACAgagtatatatgtttttataattattattttattggaaAATGTACAACATTGATATGTCTAAATTtaacattaaatttaatattaaatttgacaATTCCATATTTACAACCATTTTTACTACAATGCAATATTGATAATCTAAAATTGgggaattaaaaatgaaataagatgattagaaaataaattcatactTTTCAAACTACCTTAATATCTAAGTAGCAGATAATCGACCGAATTgccttttttactttaaattagctttaaaaataacaatcttAGAActagaatttttaatagtacAATTAAGTGATAATTATGATCCTGTAATagaaatgagaaattaaaaaaaattagttattTACTCTAATACATTTTATCAGTGTATAAGATAACgtataatatgaaattgttttgaattaattacatataactTCTAATgctaatttatataattcattctaatcatcatatatctaaaaaattaaaaatagaatatatttaacatatagaAGCAAACAGaacaaaattgtattaatgtacaattttcttctattgatattattaatatataagaaagggAAGCCAAATTTAATTGAGATCATATATCTGAAACATATATTTccaataattaaacattttttaaataaatatattataaaatcgatttgattcaatgaaacaaaaagaccCTGTCttgagttaataaaaataagcatgcacaatagataaataattaaatataaatcagtTTTGAAAGAGGGTTTACTCATGTGCTCATCAataatttgttagaaaaaattacaatcaATAACTCGTATCAATTTTAACCTTTCGTTCTCTGCATGATTGAACATTAgagatttcaatttttttcacttACTACTTCAGAAATTCTCTTatagttttaaaatattcgtattgCAGTTTGAAATTAAGGAAAATTGATCCACAGTAGTTTGAAAATGAGATAAGATAGACATCGACTTAGGTTGAAACTGTTCTAAATTGA
This genomic window from Vespula vulgaris chromosome 17, iyVesVulg1.1, whole genome shotgun sequence contains:
- the LOC127070248 gene encoding 40S ribosomal protein S16, whose protein sequence is MQKKQKEPIHSVQVFGRKKSATAVAYCKRGRGNLRVNGRPLELVEPRVLQYKLQEPILLLGKEKFAGVDIRVRVNGGGHVAQVYAIRQAISKALVAYYQKYVDEASKKEVKDILIQYDRTLLVADPRRCEPKKFGGPGARARYQKSYR